One Nitrospira sp. DNA window includes the following coding sequences:
- a CDS encoding VOC family protein: MKVTKLLHTRMRVSDLDQTIRFYTNVLGLEVVERKTSPRGSQLAFLKVPNSDELIELTSFPPSGPVKVQEDLVHLAFQVENLDHTIASLTSKGVKITDGPTQTSSGSRFIFIDAPDGYEIELIERPHGVTIV; encoded by the coding sequence ATGAAGGTCACCAAACTCCTCCACACCCGCATGCGCGTCAGCGATCTGGACCAGACGATCCGGTTCTATACGAACGTGCTGGGTCTTGAAGTGGTCGAACGCAAGACCTCGCCGCGCGGATCACAGCTCGCCTTTTTGAAAGTCCCCAACAGCGACGAGTTGATCGAACTGACCAGCTTTCCCCCGAGCGGGCCTGTGAAGGTGCAGGAGGATCTGGTCCATCTCGCCTTTCAGGTGGAGAATCTTGACCACACCATCGCCTCGCTCACGTCAAAAGGCGTGAAGATCACGGACGGTCCCACACAGACCTCCTCCGGCAGCCGGTTCATCTTCATTGATGCCCCAGACGGCTATGAGATCGAATTGATCGAACGGCCTCACGGCGTGACGATCGTCTGA
- the dapF gene encoding diaminopimelate epimerase → MKNGFFRGHGLGNDYIVMDPKELTFKLTPKNIKAVCDRNWGLGSDGILALVPTKKADFGLRIYNPDGSEAEKSGNGLRIFARYLHATGKTKKKHFTVETKGGLVTIDLHVDRHGDASAVTVEMGQATFKPAALPCTLGVPELIQQPIDAAGQSLLFTGVSVGNPHCVVFKPTGESWSREELLKLGPVLENHPLFPKRTNVQLAVPTGPKEIFILIWERGAGETQASGSSSCAAASAAVRLGLVKSPVTVKMPGGQLNIEVAPDFSLTMKGPVAEVARGSVSPSFLRGLK, encoded by the coding sequence ATGAAGAACGGGTTTTTCCGCGGCCACGGCCTGGGCAACGACTACATCGTGATGGATCCAAAGGAACTGACGTTCAAACTCACACCGAAGAACATCAAAGCGGTCTGCGACCGCAATTGGGGCCTGGGCAGTGACGGCATCCTCGCCCTCGTCCCGACCAAGAAAGCCGACTTCGGCCTGCGCATTTACAACCCGGACGGCAGCGAAGCGGAAAAATCCGGCAACGGGTTGCGCATTTTCGCCCGCTACCTCCATGCGACCGGCAAGACGAAGAAAAAGCATTTCACGGTTGAGACGAAAGGCGGCCTCGTCACCATCGATCTGCATGTAGATCGCCATGGCGACGCCAGCGCCGTCACGGTCGAAATGGGGCAGGCCACGTTCAAACCGGCGGCGCTTCCTTGCACCCTCGGCGTGCCGGAATTGATTCAACAGCCGATCGACGCAGCCGGACAGTCGCTCCTGTTCACCGGCGTCAGTGTCGGCAATCCCCATTGCGTCGTTTTCAAGCCAACTGGGGAGTCCTGGTCGCGCGAAGAACTGCTGAAGCTCGGGCCTGTATTGGAAAACCACCCCCTCTTCCCCAAGCGGACGAATGTGCAATTGGCTGTCCCGACCGGGCCCAAGGAAATCTTCATCCTGATTTGGGAGCGCGGGGCCGGGGAGACGCAAGCCTCCGGTTCGTCCTCATGCGCGGCCGCGAGCGCGGCGGTGCGCCTGGGGCTGGTCAAGAGCCCCGTCACAGTCAAGATGCCGGGCGGCCAGCTCAACATCGAGGTCGCG